One genomic segment of Echeneis naucrates chromosome 18, fEcheNa1.1, whole genome shotgun sequence includes these proteins:
- the LOC115059284 gene encoding N-acyl-aromatic-L-amino acid amidohydrolase (carboxylate-forming) B-like, with product MQIDAPHHTRDTPRKRDSVVQCSGREVLEGHLMEVDEVMCFPRLSRVAVCGGTHGNELSGVYLVRELLKAEKKVKKKKEEEDEEPVSVQLVLSNPRAMQQCRRYVDTDLNRCFTHAALNGSPSDSDPYEMIRSRELNAMLGPKGSPKAMDLVCDLHNTTANMGLCFIAYSDSDWVCLHLFRHLQRRIPDIPMRYIHFNVARKESYSLDSVGKHGFAMEIGPQPHGVVRSNIYTAMKVGVQHVLEWVHFFNSGTVFEGGLVEVFTMVKHIDYPRDKETHNITAAIHPQLQDRDFCLLRPEDALFQTFSGETLRYKGKEPLYPFFVNECAYYEKGIALSLARKRQVMIPSIRVQTEQEQQANERGFKSEEEE from the exons ATGCAGATCGATGCACCACATCACACTCGGGACACACCCCGCAAACGAGACAGTGTAGTACAGTGCAGTGGACGGGAGGTGCTGGAGGGACA TCTGATGGAAGTGGACGAAGTGATGTGTTTTCCGAGGTTGTCACGGGTTGCTGTGTGCGGTGGTACCCATGGCAACGAGCTATCCGGGGTGTACTTGGTGAGAGAGCTACtaaaagcagagaagaaagtaaagaagaagaaggaggaggaggatgaggagccTGTGTCTGTGCAATTGGTGCTGTCCAACCCACGGGCTATGCAGCAATGCCGCAGATACGTCGACACCGACCTGAACCGCTGCTTCACCCATGCCGCCCTTAA CGGTTCCCCGTCAGACTCCGACCCCTACGAAATGATCAGGTCCCGAGAGCTGAACGCAATGTTGGGTCCCAAAGGCAGCCCCAAAGCGATGGATCTCGTCTGTGACCTCCATAACACCACCGCCAACATGGGCCTGTGCTTCATCGCCtactctgactctgactgggTCTGCCTGCACCTATTCAGACACCTTCAG AGACGGATCCCAGATATACCGATGCGGTACATCCATTTCAATGTCGCCAGAAAAGAATCATATTCCCTTGATTCAGTTGGAAAACATGGATTTG CCATGGAGATTGGCCCTCAGCCCCACGGTGTGGTGAGGTCAAACATCTACACAGCGATGAAAGTTGGCGTACAGCACGTGCTCGAGTGGGTCCATTTCTTCAACTCAG GTACTGTCTTTGAAGGGGGACTCGTGGAGGTGTTCACAATGGTTAAACACATTGACTACCCAAGAGACAAGGAGACTCACAACATAACAGCAGCCATTCATCCTCAACTCCAG GACCGAGACTTCTGTCTGCTCCGCCCTGAAGATGCTCTGTTTCAGACTTTCTCAGGTGAAACACTGAGGTATAAAGGCAAAGAACCTCTCTATCCCTTCTTTGTCAATGAATGCGCGTATTATGAGAAGGGCATTGCACTCTCCTTGGCGAGAAAAAGACAAGTGATGATTCCTTCAATCCGGGTGcaaacagagcaggagcagCAAGCAAATGAACGAGGATTTAAATcagaagaagaggaatga